A single window of Betaproteobacteria bacterium DNA harbors:
- a CDS encoding gamma-glutamyltransferase yields the protein MPTVFSALFLSFFLLLPGASVAQQQAAIASAHPLATRAGEQVLAAGGNAFDAAVAVSAALAMVEPFGSGLGGGGFWLLHRASDGFEVVVDGREV from the coding sequence CTGCCGACGGTCTTCAGCGCGCTCTTCCTGTCCTTCTTTCTGCTGCTCCCGGGCGCGTCGGTCGCACAGCAGCAAGCGGCCATTGCCAGCGCGCATCCGCTGGCCACCCGGGCGGGCGAACAAGTCCTCGCCGCCGGCGGTAACGCCTTCGATGCGGCCGTTGCGGTGAGTGCCGCGCTCGCCATGGTCGAACCCTTCGGTTCCGGGCTCGGCGGCGGCGGCTTCTGGCTGCTGCATCGCGCCTCCGACGGCTTCGAGGTGGTGGTGGACGGGCGCGAGGTC